Proteins from a genomic interval of Ramlibacter algicola:
- a CDS encoding pseudouridine synthase: MQLQQLLFSQGFGTRRVCAGLVEQGLVSVEGRACDDPFEDVEAVDGLRFRVQGQDWTFHEKAYVLLHKPAGYECSTRPSAWPSIMTLLPAPLRQRPAGGSRPGVQPIGRLDQDTTGLLLLSDDGAFIHRVSSPKHHVPKVYEVTLRHPLEPRAIQRLLDGVVLDDDPKPVRAAACESDAPTHLRLTLTEGKYHQVKRMVAAVGNRVEALHRSRIGGLALSPELPSGQWRWLTGEERAALGQSTVARNA; the protein is encoded by the coding sequence ATGCAATTGCAGCAACTGCTGTTCAGCCAGGGCTTCGGCACCCGGCGGGTGTGTGCCGGCCTGGTGGAGCAGGGCCTGGTCAGCGTCGAGGGCCGCGCCTGCGACGATCCTTTCGAGGACGTCGAGGCCGTCGACGGCCTGCGCTTTCGCGTGCAGGGCCAGGACTGGACCTTCCACGAGAAGGCGTACGTGCTGCTGCACAAGCCGGCCGGCTACGAGTGCTCGACGCGCCCGTCCGCGTGGCCGTCGATCATGACCTTGCTGCCCGCGCCGCTGCGCCAGCGGCCCGCCGGCGGCAGCCGCCCGGGCGTGCAGCCGATCGGCCGCCTGGACCAGGACACCACCGGTTTGCTGCTGCTCAGCGACGACGGCGCGTTCATCCATCGCGTGAGCTCGCCGAAGCACCACGTGCCCAAGGTCTATGAGGTCACGTTGCGCCATCCCCTCGAGCCGCGCGCGATCCAGCGGCTGCTGGACGGCGTCGTGCTCGATGACGATCCGAAACCGGTGCGTGCCGCCGCGTGCGAGAGCGACGCGCCGACGCACCTGCGGCTGACGCTCACCGAAGGCAAGTACCACCAGGTCAAGCGCATGGTGGCGGCCGTGGGCAACCGCGTCGAGGCGCTGCACCGGTCTCGCATCGGCGGGCTGGCGTTGTCGCCGGAACTGCCGTCCGGCCAGTGGCGCTGGCTGACCGGCGAGGAACGCGCCGCGCTGGGTCAGTCGACCGTGGCCAGGAACGCCTGA
- a CDS encoding alpha/beta fold hydrolase produces MALIEVNGIRLEVERLLPGGAAKAPLVFLHEGLGSVAMWRDWPARACAATGRPGIVYSRRGYGASDPIPDVRGAGRHGPDYMHKEAFETLPALLSQLGLQAPVLVGHSDGGTIALLHASRHPVAACVVMAPHVIVEDVSVRSIEQARDAYAQGLRERLARYHQDVDNAFWQWNDVWLGEAFRAFDIRPDCRRITAPVLAIQGVDDPYGTLRQVEEIAPTAGRFELDVLEACGHSPHKDQPERVLALLQAFLATVD; encoded by the coding sequence ATGGCGTTGATCGAAGTCAATGGGATCCGGCTCGAGGTGGAACGCCTCTTGCCAGGGGGTGCGGCGAAGGCGCCGCTGGTGTTCCTGCACGAAGGCCTCGGGTCGGTCGCGATGTGGAGAGATTGGCCTGCGCGTGCCTGCGCCGCCACAGGCCGGCCGGGCATCGTCTACTCGCGGCGCGGCTACGGCGCGTCCGACCCGATCCCCGACGTGCGCGGCGCGGGCCGGCACGGGCCCGACTACATGCACAAGGAGGCGTTCGAGACGCTTCCCGCACTGCTGTCGCAACTGGGACTGCAGGCGCCCGTGCTGGTCGGCCACTCGGACGGCGGCACGATCGCGCTGCTCCATGCGAGCCGGCATCCCGTCGCGGCCTGCGTGGTGATGGCGCCCCACGTCATCGTGGAGGATGTCTCGGTGCGCTCGATCGAGCAGGCGCGCGATGCCTATGCGCAGGGCCTGCGCGAACGGCTCGCGCGCTACCACCAGGACGTGGACAACGCCTTCTGGCAGTGGAACGACGTCTGGCTGGGCGAGGCGTTCCGCGCCTTCGACATCCGGCCCGACTGCCGCCGCATCACGGCCCCGGTGCTCGCGATCCAGGGCGTCGACGATCCGTACGGCACGCTGCGCCAGGTCGAGGAGATCGCGCCGACCGCGGGGCGGTTCGAACTGGACGTCCTCGAGGCCTGCGGCCACTCGCCGCACAAGGACCAGCCCGAGCGGGTGCTCGCGCTCCTTCAGGCGTTCCTGGCCACGGTCGACTGA
- the gph gene encoding phosphoglycolate phosphatase (PGP is an essential enzyme in the glycolate salvage pathway in higher organisms (photorespiration in plants). Phosphoglycolate results from the oxidase activity of RubisCO in the Calvin cycle when concentrations of carbon dioxide are low relative to oxygen. This enzyme is a member of the Haloacid Dehalogenase (HAD) superfamily of aspartate-nucleophile hydrolase enzymes (PF00702).), with the protein MFNDVRAVLFDLDGTLIDSAPDLGAAADQMRVARGLPSLPLDAYRPMCGAGARGMLGVAFGITPDAPGFQDLREEFFRNYEQRMTRTTQAFPGIAKLVEALRERGLGWGVVTNKSMRFTGPLTAAMPLFATAGAVVGGDSTPHPKPHPAPLLEAARLLGLQPRHCVYVGDDERDIVAGKAAGMPTVAATYGYLGSTHDVREWKADAHIADPLELLALLNRADAA; encoded by the coding sequence GTGTTCAACGACGTGCGTGCGGTGCTGTTCGACCTCGACGGCACCTTGATCGACAGTGCGCCGGACCTCGGCGCGGCCGCGGACCAGATGCGGGTGGCGCGCGGCCTGCCGTCGCTGCCGCTGGATGCCTATCGGCCGATGTGCGGCGCCGGTGCGCGCGGCATGCTCGGCGTCGCGTTCGGCATCACGCCCGACGCGCCCGGGTTCCAGGACCTGCGCGAGGAATTCTTCCGCAACTACGAGCAGCGCATGACGCGCACCACGCAGGCCTTTCCCGGCATCGCGAAGCTGGTGGAAGCATTGCGGGAGCGCGGCCTGGGATGGGGCGTCGTGACGAACAAGTCGATGCGATTCACCGGTCCGCTGACGGCCGCCATGCCGCTGTTCGCGACCGCGGGGGCCGTGGTGGGCGGGGACAGCACGCCGCATCCCAAGCCGCATCCCGCGCCGTTGCTCGAAGCCGCGCGGCTGCTCGGCCTGCAGCCGCGCCATTGCGTGTACGTGGGCGATGACGAACGGGACATCGTGGCCGGCAAGGCGGCGGGCATGCCCACTGTCGCCGCGACCTACGGCTACCTCGGCAGCACCCATGACGTGCGCGAGTGGAAGGCCGATGCCCACATCGCCGACCCGCTTGAATTGCTCGCGCTCTTGAATCGGGCCGATGCAGCCTAA
- a CDS encoding EI24 domain-containing protein — translation MRLFADSFWRAIAYCLHPRVIGLSFLPLAVVVAMALVLGYFFWAPAVDGVFRWIETSSMLSAIGEWLGTMGMGGLRTVIAPLVVIALATPAIVVVSLFVVAVFMTPAVVSLVADRRFPHLEKRRGASLATSVLWSLGSTLLALVALIVTMPLWLVPPLILLLPPLIWGWLTYRVMAFDAMAEHASREERRTVFRRHRLPLLAIGVVTGLLGAAPSVVWVSGVLFAAAFVILVPVAIWIYTLVFAFSSLWFGHYCLAALEQLRAESAPPGPVALPDAPRS, via the coding sequence ATGCGCCTGTTCGCCGATTCGTTCTGGCGCGCCATTGCCTACTGCCTGCATCCGCGCGTCATCGGGCTGTCCTTCCTGCCCCTCGCCGTGGTCGTCGCGATGGCGCTGGTGCTCGGCTACTTCTTCTGGGCGCCGGCGGTCGACGGCGTGTTCCGCTGGATCGAGACGTCCTCGATGCTGTCTGCCATCGGCGAATGGCTGGGCACCATGGGAATGGGCGGCTTGCGCACCGTCATCGCGCCCCTGGTCGTCATCGCGCTGGCGACTCCGGCGATCGTGGTCGTCTCGCTGTTCGTGGTCGCGGTGTTCATGACGCCCGCGGTCGTGAGCCTCGTCGCGGACCGCCGCTTCCCGCACCTGGAGAAGCGGCGCGGCGCGTCGCTGGCGACCAGCGTCCTGTGGTCGCTCGGTTCGACGCTCCTGGCGCTGGTCGCGCTGATCGTCACCATGCCGCTCTGGCTGGTCCCGCCCCTGATCCTGCTGCTGCCGCCGCTGATCTGGGGCTGGCTGACCTACCGCGTGATGGCGTTCGATGCCATGGCCGAACACGCCAGCCGGGAAGAGCGCCGCACCGTCTTCCGCCGCCACCGGCTGCCCTTGCTGGCCATCGGCGTCGTGACGGGGCTGCTCGGTGCGGCGCCCAGCGTGGTGTGGGTCTCGGGCGTGCTGTTCGCCGCCGCGTTCGTGATCCTGGTGCCGGTCGCCATCTGGATCTACACGCTCGTGTTCGCCTTCTCGTCGCTCTGGTTCGGCCACTACTGCCTGGCCGCGCTCGAGCAGTTGCGGGCCGAATCGGCGCCGCCCGGGCCGGTAGCATTGCCGGATGCCCCAAGGTCCTGA
- a CDS encoding competence/damage-inducible protein A, giving the protein MPQGPDFGLVIVGDEILSGKRADKHLPKVIELLSARGLQLSWAEYVGDDPDRITATLKRAFAGGGVTFSCGGIGATPDDHTRQCAARALDVPLQLHPEAEALIRERMQDVAREQGTPYEPDRADNVHRLNMGVFPRGALIIPNPYNKIPGFSVGDVHFVPGFPVMAWPMIEWVLDGQYSHLFRRGAYVERSVIVFGAMEAALTPLMEEIERAHPQVKVFSLPSVDHPQYGRHIDLGVKGAPGPVAPAYADLVAGLKGLGAKLGPELVRGDSAQ; this is encoded by the coding sequence ATGCCCCAAGGTCCTGACTTCGGCCTCGTCATCGTCGGCGACGAGATCCTCTCCGGAAAGCGCGCCGACAAGCACCTCCCGAAGGTCATCGAGCTGCTCTCCGCGCGCGGCCTGCAGTTGTCCTGGGCCGAGTACGTCGGCGACGACCCGGACCGGATCACGGCGACCCTGAAGCGGGCGTTCGCCGGCGGCGGCGTGACGTTCTCCTGTGGCGGCATCGGCGCCACGCCCGACGACCACACGCGGCAGTGCGCGGCCCGCGCGCTGGATGTCCCGCTGCAGCTGCATCCCGAGGCCGAGGCCCTGATCCGGGAGCGCATGCAGGACGTCGCGCGAGAACAGGGCACGCCCTATGAACCCGATCGCGCCGACAACGTGCACCGCCTGAACATGGGCGTGTTCCCTCGGGGCGCGCTGATCATCCCGAACCCGTACAACAAGATTCCCGGCTTCAGCGTCGGCGACGTGCACTTCGTGCCCGGGTTCCCGGTCATGGCCTGGCCGATGATCGAGTGGGTGCTCGACGGCCAGTACTCGCACCTGTTCCGGCGCGGCGCCTATGTCGAACGGTCGGTCATCGTCTTCGGCGCCATGGAAGCCGCGCTCACGCCGCTGATGGAGGAGATCGAGCGCGCGCACCCGCAGGTGAAGGTGTTCAGCCTGCCCAGCGTGGACCATCCCCAGTACGGGCGTCACATCGACCTGGGCGTCAAGGGCGCCCCGGGGCCCGTCGCCCCAGCCTACGCCGACCTCGTCGCGGGCCTGAAGGGCCTGGGTGCCAAGCTGGGCCCCGAGCTGGTGCGTGGCGACAGCGCACAATGA
- a CDS encoding sterol desaturase family protein encodes MNWIDTAFGAAQQWLFEAAVQPSMFALGLGNLLEDGYAATGWLLVGLLQIAAMLLVIAPLQRWRPAQPITDRGAVRTDVLYTLVHRLGLFRVALFFTLQPVFDGAVGTLHVWGIGGWHLDNVWPGVTDNALVAFALYLVVFDFADYWIHRGQHAFRWWWSLHALHHSQQQMTMWSDNRNHLLDDVLRDTLLVILAQVVGVPPGQFVAIVAFTQLSESLQHANLRLSFGRLGERLWISPRYHRVHHSIGIGHERRGRGTLGGHNFGVLLPWWDMLFGTADFDHQPTSTGIRDQVEQGRDYGRGFWSQQWLGLKRLAGRG; translated from the coding sequence ATGAACTGGATCGACACCGCCTTCGGCGCCGCGCAGCAATGGCTGTTCGAGGCGGCCGTGCAGCCGTCGATGTTCGCGCTCGGACTGGGCAACCTGCTGGAGGACGGCTACGCGGCCACCGGCTGGCTGCTCGTCGGCCTGCTGCAGATCGCCGCCATGCTGCTGGTCATCGCGCCGCTGCAGCGCTGGCGGCCCGCGCAGCCGATCACCGACCGCGGCGCGGTGCGCACCGACGTGCTCTACACGCTGGTCCACCGCCTGGGCCTGTTCCGCGTCGCGCTGTTCTTCACGCTGCAGCCCGTGTTCGACGGGGCCGTCGGCACGCTGCACGTCTGGGGCATCGGCGGATGGCACCTGGACAACGTGTGGCCGGGCGTCACGGACAACGCGCTGGTGGCGTTCGCGCTGTACCTGGTGGTGTTCGACTTCGCCGACTACTGGATCCACCGTGGCCAGCACGCGTTCCGCTGGTGGTGGAGCCTCCATGCGCTGCACCACTCGCAGCAGCAGATGACGATGTGGAGCGACAACCGCAACCACCTGCTCGACGACGTGCTGCGCGACACGCTGCTGGTCATCCTCGCGCAGGTGGTCGGCGTGCCGCCCGGCCAGTTCGTCGCGATCGTCGCCTTCACCCAGCTGAGCGAAAGCCTGCAGCACGCCAACCTGCGCTTGTCCTTCGGCCGCCTCGGCGAGCGGCTGTGGATCAGCCCGCGCTACCACCGCGTGCACCACAGCATCGGCATCGGCCATGAGCGGCGCGGCCGCGGCACCCTCGGTGGCCACAACTTCGGCGTGCTGCTGCCCTGGTGGGACATGCTGTTCGGCACCGCCGACTTCGACCACCAGCCGACGTCGACCGGCATCCGCGACCAGGTGGAACAGGGCCGCGACTACGGCCGCGGCTTCTGGTCGCAGCAGTGGCTGGGGCTCAAGCGCCTCGCCGGGCGCGGCTGA
- the ubiG gene encoding bifunctional 2-polyprenyl-6-hydroxyphenol methylase/3-demethylubiquinol 3-O-methyltransferase UbiG gives MTHSSVNADPAELAKFSELAHRWWDTASEFRPLHEINPLRLGWIESMAPLAGKQVLDVGCGGGILADSMARRGAQVLGIDLAKKALRVAQLHALEAGTPNVQYREVAVEALAAEQPGAYDVVTCMEMLEHVPDPSSVVRACATLVKPGGWVFFSTIHRNPKSFLQAIVGAEYVLGLLPRGTHEYMKFIRPAELASACRAATLDWQATRGLKYNPFSGRYWLSDDTSVNYLVATRKP, from the coding sequence ATGACACACAGCAGCGTCAACGCCGACCCGGCCGAGCTGGCCAAGTTCTCCGAACTCGCCCACCGCTGGTGGGACACCGCCAGCGAATTCCGGCCGCTGCACGAGATCAACCCGTTGCGGCTGGGCTGGATCGAATCGATGGCGCCGCTGGCCGGCAAGCAGGTGCTGGACGTCGGTTGCGGCGGCGGCATCCTGGCCGACTCGATGGCGCGCCGCGGCGCCCAGGTGCTGGGGATCGACCTCGCGAAGAAGGCGCTGCGCGTCGCGCAATTGCATGCGCTGGAGGCCGGCACGCCCAACGTGCAGTACCGCGAGGTCGCGGTCGAAGCGCTGGCGGCGGAACAGCCAGGCGCCTACGACGTGGTCACGTGCATGGAGATGCTCGAGCACGTGCCGGACCCGTCGTCGGTCGTGCGCGCGTGCGCGACGCTGGTGAAGCCCGGGGGCTGGGTGTTCTTCTCCACCATCCACCGCAATCCCAAGTCGTTCCTGCAGGCGATCGTCGGCGCGGAGTACGTGCTGGGCCTGCTGCCGCGCGGCACGCACGAGTACATGAAGTTCATCCGCCCCGCCGAACTGGCCTCCGCCTGCCGCGCAGCGACCCTGGATTGGCAGGCGACGCGCGGCCTCAAGTACAACCCCTTCAGCGGCCGGTACTGGCTCAGCGACGACACGTCGGTGAACTACCTCGTCGCGACCCGGAAACCCTGA
- the ompA gene encoding outer membrane protein OmpA, whose protein sequence is MKKLNDVALLFAAAAMSTATGTAFAMQHGGMPAKPTAANGGNQIDNWQNGTGEYVWKNGTNELCWRDANWTPATAALGCDGALQPTAAPTAAPTAAPVAPTAAPTPRPTQPPPAATKVTYAADAFFDFDKAVLKPDGKAKLDDLVGKVKDINLEVIIAVGHTDSVGGDSYNQKLSVRRAEAVKAYLVSKGIEKNRVYTEGKGEKQPVADNKTAEGRAKNRRVEIEVVGTRANR, encoded by the coding sequence ATGAAGAAACTGAACGACGTGGCGTTGCTGTTCGCCGCTGCCGCGATGTCGACCGCCACTGGCACCGCGTTCGCGATGCAGCATGGCGGAATGCCGGCCAAGCCGACCGCTGCCAATGGCGGCAACCAGATCGACAACTGGCAAAACGGCACGGGCGAGTACGTCTGGAAGAACGGCACCAACGAACTGTGCTGGCGCGACGCCAACTGGACCCCCGCCACCGCTGCCCTCGGTTGCGACGGGGCCCTGCAGCCCACCGCTGCCCCGACGGCTGCCCCGACCGCCGCGCCGGTCGCTCCCACCGCCGCCCCGACGCCGCGCCCGACGCAGCCGCCGCCGGCCGCCACCAAGGTGACCTACGCCGCCGACGCCTTCTTCGACTTCGACAAGGCCGTGCTGAAGCCGGACGGCAAGGCGAAGCTGGACGACCTGGTCGGCAAGGTCAAGGACATCAACCTGGAAGTCATCATCGCCGTCGGCCACACCGACTCCGTGGGCGGTGACTCGTACAACCAGAAGCTGTCGGTGCGTCGCGCCGAAGCCGTGAAGGCCTACCTGGTCTCCAAGGGCATCGAGAAGAACCGCGTGTACACCGAAGGCAAGGGCGAGAAGCAGCCCGTCGCCGACAACAAGACCGCCGAAGGCCGCGCGAAGAACCGCCGCGTGGAAATCGAAGTGGTCGGCACCCGCGCCAACCGCTGA
- a CDS encoding YncE family protein, with the protein MAAWLLAAAGAAAQPAPIFVLNSLDASVSIIDPLSWKEVRRLPTGKEPHHLYLTPDEKSLIVANSLSDSLTFIDPRTAEIQRVVRGTLDPYQLRFSPDMKWFVTAANRLNHVDVYRWDGANLQLAARVPTGKTPSHIWIDTRSTTAYVSMQDSDELVAIDLATQALKWRVKTGPMPADVYGTADDRTLLVGLTGGDGVEVFDVSGSLPRPLRRIKTGDGAHAFRAAGDKRHVFVSNRVANTISKIDLHSLQVVESYPAPGGPDCIDVFAGGKMLMVTSRWARKLTVIDTDARKVVRQVAVGKSPHGVWTLDHAPR; encoded by the coding sequence GTGGCCGCCTGGCTGCTCGCCGCGGCGGGTGCCGCAGCCCAGCCCGCCCCCATCTTCGTGCTCAATTCGCTCGACGCGAGCGTGAGCATCATCGACCCGCTGTCCTGGAAGGAAGTGCGCCGCCTGCCCACCGGCAAGGAGCCGCACCACCTGTACCTGACCCCCGACGAGAAGTCGCTGATCGTCGCCAATTCGCTGAGCGACTCGCTGACGTTCATCGACCCGAGGACGGCGGAGATCCAGCGCGTCGTGCGCGGCACGCTCGACCCGTACCAGCTGCGGTTCTCGCCCGACATGAAGTGGTTCGTGACGGCCGCCAACCGGCTGAACCATGTCGACGTGTACCGCTGGGACGGCGCGAACCTGCAACTGGCCGCGCGCGTGCCCACCGGCAAGACGCCCAGCCACATCTGGATCGACACCCGCAGCACCACCGCCTACGTGAGCATGCAGGACAGCGACGAGCTCGTCGCCATCGACCTGGCGACCCAGGCGCTGAAGTGGCGGGTGAAGACCGGCCCCATGCCGGCGGACGTCTACGGCACCGCGGACGACCGCACGCTGCTGGTCGGCCTCACGGGAGGCGACGGCGTGGAGGTGTTCGACGTCTCCGGGTCGCTGCCGCGGCCGCTGCGCCGCATCAAGACCGGCGACGGCGCCCATGCGTTCCGCGCCGCCGGCGACAAGCGCCACGTGTTCGTCAGCAACCGCGTCGCCAACACCATCAGCAAGATCGACCTGCACTCGCTGCAGGTCGTCGAGAGCTACCCCGCGCCGGGTGGCCCGGACTGCATCGACGTGTTCGCCGGCGGCAAGATGCTGATGGTCACGTCGCGCTGGGCGCGCAAGCTCACCGTGATCGACACCGACGCCCGCAAGGTGGTCCGGCAGGTGGCGGTCGGCAAGTCCCCCCATGGCGTCTGGACCCTCGACCACGCGCCGCGTTGA
- a CDS encoding polysaccharide deacetylase family protein gives MASGPSTTRRVDRRRFAAAVACAALAPAWSKAQDRSQPLYLTFDTGHMGVAGLVADVLARHQVPVTFFGAHERTKEGDGSLGDHWAPWWKARAAEGHEFASHTYDHAYWRADLPDGRFRIRPSAGPREGQDLTLDAAQYCAEIERGARRLDVVTGKPSLPLFRAPGGKTSPRLLAAARGCGWEHVGWSPAGFLGDELPSESVSNDQLLARALRNVRAGDILLAHLGIWSRKDPWAPAVLEPLVTGLKQRGFAFRTLRDHPRYAGWIARHARTR, from the coding sequence ATGGCGTCTGGACCCTCGACCACGCGCCGCGTTGACCGGCGCCGGTTCGCCGCCGCAGTCGCCTGCGCCGCCCTCGCACCGGCCTGGTCGAAGGCGCAGGACCGCTCGCAGCCGCTCTACCTGACCTTCGACACCGGCCACATGGGCGTGGCCGGCCTCGTCGCCGACGTGCTGGCGCGCCACCAGGTGCCGGTCACGTTCTTCGGCGCGCACGAGCGCACGAAGGAGGGCGACGGCAGCCTGGGCGACCACTGGGCACCATGGTGGAAGGCGCGCGCGGCGGAGGGCCACGAGTTCGCGTCGCACACCTACGACCACGCGTACTGGCGTGCCGACCTGCCGGATGGACGCTTTCGCATCCGGCCGTCCGCGGGACCGCGGGAAGGGCAGGACCTCACCTTGGACGCTGCGCAGTACTGCGCCGAGATCGAGCGAGGCGCGCGGCGGCTGGACGTGGTCACCGGCAAGCCTTCGCTCCCCCTGTTCCGCGCTCCCGGCGGCAAGACCTCGCCGCGGCTCCTCGCCGCCGCGCGCGGGTGCGGCTGGGAACACGTCGGCTGGTCGCCTGCGGGCTTCCTCGGTGATGAACTTCCCAGCGAATCGGTGTCCAATGACCAGTTGCTGGCGCGCGCCCTGCGCAACGTGCGGGCCGGCGATATCCTGCTGGCCCACCTGGGCATCTGGTCGCGCAAGGATCCGTGGGCGCCGGCGGTGCTGGAGCCCCTGGTCACCGGCCTGAAGCAGCGAGGGTTCGCCTTCCGCACGTTGCGCGATCATCCGCGTTACGCCGGCTGGATCGCCCGCCACGCAAGGACCCGATGA